A genomic region of Antennarius striatus isolate MH-2024 chromosome 4, ASM4005453v1, whole genome shotgun sequence contains the following coding sequences:
- the blm gene encoding recQ-like DNA helicase BLM isoform X2, with protein MSILPQNNLKEQLARHSNAAQSKLTLAKPKPGVFSFKKKSPSSTTKVEVPAKLERPQKSHINTFYPVSSKVKSDAFSPAGECAPAGQTSPAVSATKVSINPARSCIQSNGVLQCNNKNLDDSLGFSMDDWDDCDDFEAPTKAKHGSLVSEISGNRTKSVSSSEEAQFTGELCHDVASMTPESRNCFSNKNCLSGQGTSYQGSEGWEHGVDEAAISTEPSLIPDPPQCELQDSPVKKTRRRPPAHLISVMSDSEEDNVELESFKGTTDTKKKWIDPKIIKLDDDSDPEDDLDYIPPSPTPDEISLAVQTRSAGTECRDSSVESKGPSKKPHHRSNNHSKLEENEQLINIMETICTLVDSIPEHELISLCCGSELLLKRAQRKRILATAGGLLRMQQPDSTVMSESSVKEKSSSCDTYGVMSSSCSVPLDSKKTLQIRRSSVISVDYDSDRSGSIFNVKPMGSEHSQAKHVENDSACDSSLARSLTNPGFDVSKKSSTDMDDCDLFYSTRKPEAVTQTKSKVSPAEDIETDDFYEDNFDIDDLNDSDIPDYFDNPTAVSTQTTTVKEGGPSRFSWPMNPTTPTQAHKPSNVCSPEPTFRNPAHDRFRGFNFSHSQEMMKIFHKRFGLHQFRFNQLEAINATLEGEDTFVLMPTGGGKSLCYQLPACVSPGVSVVISPLKSLIVDQIQKLTTLDIPATSLSGDKSDSEAGRIYMQLSRKDPIVKLLYVTPEKVSASNKLISALQNLYERGLLTRFIIDEAHCVSQWGHDFRPDYKKLHELRQKFPKVPMMALTATATPRVQKDILHQLNMTRPQVFTMSFNRTNLKYAVLPKKPKKVDEDCISWIKKHYPRDSGIVYCLSRNDCDAMADSLQRAGISALSYHAGLSDRDREYVQSKWINQDGCQVICATIAFGMGIDKPDVRYVIHASLPKSVEGYYQESGRAGRDGEISHCILFYSYSDVHRIKRIISMDREGDRETKATHFNNLHSMVHFCENTMECRRIQLLAYFGELKFNKGFCKEHADVSCDNCAKPNQYKMKDVTEDVKKIARFAQENCEKVGARFRKTAQQNRLTLNMLVDIFIGSKSAKVQTGIYGIGAAYSRHNADRLFKKLVLDHILEEDLYITNNGQAVSYISAGPKAMNVLSGSMQVDFYETESASTIRRHRAAEANVSKRQEKILECLRELTDLCKRLGKAFGIHYFNIFSTATLKKISEKLSPDPEVLLQIDGVTEDKLEKYGAELIQVLEKYSEWQLPEEAADDGGDGWIDTTAGRTHRNNDEDNTESSTYFRNQTSQGQKRKKAPFFKYSKKKKGNGNTSYNFKGRGSGTNKSWSSSGSRGGSKAAGRGSRNSSRDASAGSRPGLLDIPTPQTYQRPFLKPTFSYLD; from the exons ATGTCTATTCTTCCACAAAATAACTTGAAGGAACAGCTGGCAAGGCACAGCAATGCCGCTCAAAGCAAGCTGACGCTGGCGAAACCCAAACCGGG ggtgttttctttcaaaaagaAATCCCCATCAAGTACAACCAAGGTGGAAGTCCCAGCCAAG CTTGAGAGACCTCAGAAATCCCATATCAACACATTCTATCCTGTAAGTTCAAAAGTCAAGTCGGATGCATTCAGTCCAGCTGGTGAATGCGCTCCTGCAGGACAGACTTCTCCAGCAGTGTCTGCTACTAAGGTGTCTATAAATCCAGCTAGATCTTGCATCCAGTCTAACGGTGTTTTACAGTGCAATAACAAAAATCTGGATGATTCATTGGGATTCTCCATGGACGACTGGGATGATTGTGATGACTTTGAAGCTCCTACCAAAGCAAAACATGGCTCTCTCGTTTCTGAAATATCAGGGAATAGAACAAAGTCAGTGTCTTCAAGTGAAGAAGCACAGTTCACAGGAGAACTATGCCATGATGTTGCTTCCATGACACCAGAGTCaagaaattgtttttcaaacaaaaattgCCTTTCCGGGCAAGGAACGTCTTATCAAGGATCAGAAGGATGGGAACATGGTGTCGATGAAGCTGCTATTTCAACAGAACCTAGTTTGATTCCAGACCCACCACAGTGTGAACTTCAGGATTCTCCTGTTAAAAAGACCAGACGACGTCCTCCTGCTCATCTGATATCTGTCATGAGTGATAGTGAAGAAGATAATGTTGAGCTTGAGTCTTTCAAAGGAACGACAG acacaaagaaaaaatggaTTGACCCAAAGATAATAAAGCTTGATGACGACTCAGATCCTGAAGATGACCTTGATTACATTCCCCCTTCTCCAACCCCGGACGAGATCTCTCTAGCGGTGCAAACAAG ATCTGCTGGAACAGAATGCAGAGACAGTTCTGTGGAATCAAAAGGACCTAGCAAAAAACCACATCATCGTTCTAATAACCACTCAAAACTGGAAGAAA ACGAGCAACTCATCAATATAATGGAGACTATTTGCACCCTGGTTGATTCCATCCCTGAACATGAACTCATCAGTCTGTGTTGTGGGAGTGAACTTTTGTTGAAGAGGGCTCAGAG GAAAAGGATTCTTGCAACTGCTGGTGGATTGTTGAGGATGCAGCAGCCGGACAGCACTGTGATGTCTGAATCCAGTGTTAAAGAAAAGTCTTCTAGTTGTGATACATACGGTGTTATGTCATCCAGCTGCTCTGTGCCGCTGGACTCCAAGAAGACTCTACAGATCAGGAGATCTTCTGTTATTTCTGTGGATTATGACTCTGATCGCTCTGGcagtatttttaatgttaaaccCATGGGCAGTGAACACAGCCAGGCAAAACATGTGGAAAATGACAGTGCCTGTGACTCTTCATTAGCCCGCAGTTTAACGAATCCAGGTTTCGATGTCTCGAAGAAATCGAGCACCGACATGGATGATTGTGATCTCTTCTACTCAACCAGGAAACCAGAGGCTGTCACTCAGACCAAATCTAAAGTCTCGCCTGCAGAAGACATAGAAACAGATGACTTTTACGAAGACAACTTTGACATAGATGACTTGAATGACTCGGATATCCCTGATTACTTTGATAACCCCACAGCAGTATCAACACAAACGACAACAGTGAAAGAAGGCGGACCAAGCAGGTTTTCTTGGCCGATGAACCCTACAACACCGACCCAGGCACACAAACCCTCAAATGTCTGTTCCCCtg AACCCACGTTCAGAAACCCGGCCCACGATCGCTTCAGAGGGTTCAATTTCTCACATTCacaggagatgatgaagatctTTCATAAGCGATTTGGTCTTCATCAATTCAGGTTCAATCAGCTAGAAGCAATCAATGCAACTCTTGAAGGAGAAGACACTTTTGTTTTGATGCCCACAG GTGGTGGTAAAAGCCTTTGTTACCAGCTGCCTGCCTGCGTTTCACCAGGAGTCTCTGTGGTCATCTCTCCGCTCAAGTCACTCATTGTCGACCAGATCCAGAAACTCACTACCCTGGAT ATACCTGCAACGAGTCTGTCTGGGGATAAAAGTGACAGTGAAGCAGGAAGGATCTATATGCAACTCTCCAGGAAAGACCCGATCGTAAAACTGCTTTACGTCACTCCTGAAAAG GTAAGTGCAAGTAACAAGCTGATCTCAGCCCTGCAGAACCTCTATGAACGAGGCCTTTTAACCCGGTTCATCATCGATGAAGCCCATTGTGTCAGTCAG TGGGGCCACGATTTCCGTCCAGACTACAAGAAGTTGCACGAACTGCGTCAGAAGTTCCCCAAAGTGCCGATGATGGCCCTGACAGCCACAGCTACCCCCCGAGTTCAGAAAGACATCCTACACCAGCTAAATATGACTCGTCCACAGGT GTTTACCATGAGTTTCAATAGAACAAACCTGAAGTACGCAGTGCTTCCAAAGAAACCCAAAAAGGTGGACGAGGACTGCATCAGCTGGATCAAGAAGCACTACCCAC GTGATTCTGGCATTGTGTACTGCCTCTCCCGGAATGACTGTGATGCCATGGCTGACAGTCTGCAGAGAGCTGGGATATCAGCTCTGTCGTATCACGCTGGCTTAAGCGACAGAGACAGAGAGTATGTGCAGAGCAAGTGGATCAATCAGGACGGATGCCAG GTCATCTGTGCAACCATTGCCTTCGGCATGGGCATTGACAAGCCAGATGTTCGCTACGTGATCCACGCCAGTCTTCCTAAGTCAGTGGAGGGTTACTATCAGGAGTCTGGAAGAGCTGGCAGGGATGGTGAGATCTCTCACTGCATTCTCTTCTACTCCTACTCCGATGTCCACAGGATCAAACGGATCATCAGCA tgGACAGAGAAGGTGACAGAGAAACTAAGGCGACTCATTTCAACAACCTACACAGCATGGTGCACTTCTGTGAGAACACGATGGAGTGCAGAAGAATTCAGCTGCTTGCATACTTTGGGGAGCTGAAATTTAACAAAGGGTTCTGTAAGGAACATGCAGACGTCAGCTGTGACAACTGTGCCAAACCCAAC CAATACAAGATGAAAGATGTTACCGAGGATGTGAAGAAGATCGCAAGGTTTGCACAGGAGAACTGTGAGAAGGTCGGAGCAAGGTTCAGAAAGACCGCTCAGCAGAACAGACTAACGCTAAATATGCTGGTGGATATCTTCATAG GTTCTAAATCTGCCAAGGTTCAGACAGGAATTTATGGGATTGGAGCAGCATACTCCCGACACAATGCTGACCGTCTCTTCAAAAAACTGGTTCTGGACCACATCCTAGAGGAGGATCTCTACATCACTAACAACGGCCAAGCAGTGTCTTACATCTCTGCTGGTCCTAAAGCCATGAATGTGCTGTCAGGAAGCATGCAG GTAGACTTCTATGAGACTGAGAGCGCATCAACCATCAGGAGACATAGAGCTGCTGAGGCTAACGTCTCCAAGAGACAGGAGAAGATCCTGGAGTGCCTAAGGGAGCTGACGGATCTGTGCAAGCGGCTGGGAAAAGCCTTTGGCATtcattatttcaacattttctcGACAGCTACCTTGAAAAAGATTTCAG AGAAGCTTTCCCCTGACCCTGAGGTCCTGCTACAAATTGATGGGGTGACAGAAGACAAACTGGAGAAGTACGGCGCTGAACTCATTCAGGTCCTAGAGAAATACTCTGAGTGGCAGCTGCCTG AGGAGGCAGCTGACGACGGAGGAGATGGCTGGATAGACACAACAGCAGGACGCACGCACAGAAATAATGACGAGGATAACACGGAGTCCTCCACCTACTTCCGCAATCAGACCTCACAGGgacagaagagaaagaaagctcCGTTCTTTAAGTAttccaagaagaagaaaggaaatggCAATACAAGTTATAACTTTAAAGG TCGTGGTTCTGGCACCAATAAGTCATGGTCATCCTCCGGCTCCAGAGGTGGATCAAAAGCTGCAGGTCGGGGGTCCAGGAACTCATCTCGAGATGCATCAGCAGGCAGCAGGCCCGGCCTGCTGGACATCCCGACCCCTCAAACCTACCAGAGACCTTTCTTGAAGCCAACATTTTCATACCTGGATTAG
- the blm gene encoding recQ-like DNA helicase BLM isoform X1, whose translation MSILPQNNLKEQLARHSNAAQSKLTLAKPKPGVFSFKKKSPSSTTKVEVPAKVISSPVLANRNVNISQNRFVTKSPLTFSNKLERPQKSHINTFYPVSSKVKSDAFSPAGECAPAGQTSPAVSATKVSINPARSCIQSNGVLQCNNKNLDDSLGFSMDDWDDCDDFEAPTKAKHGSLVSEISGNRTKSVSSSEEAQFTGELCHDVASMTPESRNCFSNKNCLSGQGTSYQGSEGWEHGVDEAAISTEPSLIPDPPQCELQDSPVKKTRRRPPAHLISVMSDSEEDNVELESFKGTTDTKKKWIDPKIIKLDDDSDPEDDLDYIPPSPTPDEISLAVQTRSAGTECRDSSVESKGPSKKPHHRSNNHSKLEENEQLINIMETICTLVDSIPEHELISLCCGSELLLKRAQRKRILATAGGLLRMQQPDSTVMSESSVKEKSSSCDTYGVMSSSCSVPLDSKKTLQIRRSSVISVDYDSDRSGSIFNVKPMGSEHSQAKHVENDSACDSSLARSLTNPGFDVSKKSSTDMDDCDLFYSTRKPEAVTQTKSKVSPAEDIETDDFYEDNFDIDDLNDSDIPDYFDNPTAVSTQTTTVKEGGPSRFSWPMNPTTPTQAHKPSNVCSPEPTFRNPAHDRFRGFNFSHSQEMMKIFHKRFGLHQFRFNQLEAINATLEGEDTFVLMPTGGGKSLCYQLPACVSPGVSVVISPLKSLIVDQIQKLTTLDIPATSLSGDKSDSEAGRIYMQLSRKDPIVKLLYVTPEKVSASNKLISALQNLYERGLLTRFIIDEAHCVSQWGHDFRPDYKKLHELRQKFPKVPMMALTATATPRVQKDILHQLNMTRPQVFTMSFNRTNLKYAVLPKKPKKVDEDCISWIKKHYPRDSGIVYCLSRNDCDAMADSLQRAGISALSYHAGLSDRDREYVQSKWINQDGCQVICATIAFGMGIDKPDVRYVIHASLPKSVEGYYQESGRAGRDGEISHCILFYSYSDVHRIKRIISMDREGDRETKATHFNNLHSMVHFCENTMECRRIQLLAYFGELKFNKGFCKEHADVSCDNCAKPNQYKMKDVTEDVKKIARFAQENCEKVGARFRKTAQQNRLTLNMLVDIFIGSKSAKVQTGIYGIGAAYSRHNADRLFKKLVLDHILEEDLYITNNGQAVSYISAGPKAMNVLSGSMQVDFYETESASTIRRHRAAEANVSKRQEKILECLRELTDLCKRLGKAFGIHYFNIFSTATLKKISEKLSPDPEVLLQIDGVTEDKLEKYGAELIQVLEKYSEWQLPEEAADDGGDGWIDTTAGRTHRNNDEDNTESSTYFRNQTSQGQKRKKAPFFKYSKKKKGNGNTSYNFKGRGSGTNKSWSSSGSRGGSKAAGRGSRNSSRDASAGSRPGLLDIPTPQTYQRPFLKPTFSYLD comes from the exons ATGTCTATTCTTCCACAAAATAACTTGAAGGAACAGCTGGCAAGGCACAGCAATGCCGCTCAAAGCAAGCTGACGCTGGCGAAACCCAAACCGGG ggtgttttctttcaaaaagaAATCCCCATCAAGTACAACCAAGGTGGAAGTCCCAGCCAAGGTAATCAGTTCTCCTGTTTTAGCAAACAGGAATGTCAATATCTCTCAGAACCGTTTCGTGACTAAATCTCCtctgacattttcaaacaaGCTTGAGAGACCTCAGAAATCCCATATCAACACATTCTATCCTGTAAGTTCAAAAGTCAAGTCGGATGCATTCAGTCCAGCTGGTGAATGCGCTCCTGCAGGACAGACTTCTCCAGCAGTGTCTGCTACTAAGGTGTCTATAAATCCAGCTAGATCTTGCATCCAGTCTAACGGTGTTTTACAGTGCAATAACAAAAATCTGGATGATTCATTGGGATTCTCCATGGACGACTGGGATGATTGTGATGACTTTGAAGCTCCTACCAAAGCAAAACATGGCTCTCTCGTTTCTGAAATATCAGGGAATAGAACAAAGTCAGTGTCTTCAAGTGAAGAAGCACAGTTCACAGGAGAACTATGCCATGATGTTGCTTCCATGACACCAGAGTCaagaaattgtttttcaaacaaaaattgCCTTTCCGGGCAAGGAACGTCTTATCAAGGATCAGAAGGATGGGAACATGGTGTCGATGAAGCTGCTATTTCAACAGAACCTAGTTTGATTCCAGACCCACCACAGTGTGAACTTCAGGATTCTCCTGTTAAAAAGACCAGACGACGTCCTCCTGCTCATCTGATATCTGTCATGAGTGATAGTGAAGAAGATAATGTTGAGCTTGAGTCTTTCAAAGGAACGACAG acacaaagaaaaaatggaTTGACCCAAAGATAATAAAGCTTGATGACGACTCAGATCCTGAAGATGACCTTGATTACATTCCCCCTTCTCCAACCCCGGACGAGATCTCTCTAGCGGTGCAAACAAG ATCTGCTGGAACAGAATGCAGAGACAGTTCTGTGGAATCAAAAGGACCTAGCAAAAAACCACATCATCGTTCTAATAACCACTCAAAACTGGAAGAAA ACGAGCAACTCATCAATATAATGGAGACTATTTGCACCCTGGTTGATTCCATCCCTGAACATGAACTCATCAGTCTGTGTTGTGGGAGTGAACTTTTGTTGAAGAGGGCTCAGAG GAAAAGGATTCTTGCAACTGCTGGTGGATTGTTGAGGATGCAGCAGCCGGACAGCACTGTGATGTCTGAATCCAGTGTTAAAGAAAAGTCTTCTAGTTGTGATACATACGGTGTTATGTCATCCAGCTGCTCTGTGCCGCTGGACTCCAAGAAGACTCTACAGATCAGGAGATCTTCTGTTATTTCTGTGGATTATGACTCTGATCGCTCTGGcagtatttttaatgttaaaccCATGGGCAGTGAACACAGCCAGGCAAAACATGTGGAAAATGACAGTGCCTGTGACTCTTCATTAGCCCGCAGTTTAACGAATCCAGGTTTCGATGTCTCGAAGAAATCGAGCACCGACATGGATGATTGTGATCTCTTCTACTCAACCAGGAAACCAGAGGCTGTCACTCAGACCAAATCTAAAGTCTCGCCTGCAGAAGACATAGAAACAGATGACTTTTACGAAGACAACTTTGACATAGATGACTTGAATGACTCGGATATCCCTGATTACTTTGATAACCCCACAGCAGTATCAACACAAACGACAACAGTGAAAGAAGGCGGACCAAGCAGGTTTTCTTGGCCGATGAACCCTACAACACCGACCCAGGCACACAAACCCTCAAATGTCTGTTCCCCtg AACCCACGTTCAGAAACCCGGCCCACGATCGCTTCAGAGGGTTCAATTTCTCACATTCacaggagatgatgaagatctTTCATAAGCGATTTGGTCTTCATCAATTCAGGTTCAATCAGCTAGAAGCAATCAATGCAACTCTTGAAGGAGAAGACACTTTTGTTTTGATGCCCACAG GTGGTGGTAAAAGCCTTTGTTACCAGCTGCCTGCCTGCGTTTCACCAGGAGTCTCTGTGGTCATCTCTCCGCTCAAGTCACTCATTGTCGACCAGATCCAGAAACTCACTACCCTGGAT ATACCTGCAACGAGTCTGTCTGGGGATAAAAGTGACAGTGAAGCAGGAAGGATCTATATGCAACTCTCCAGGAAAGACCCGATCGTAAAACTGCTTTACGTCACTCCTGAAAAG GTAAGTGCAAGTAACAAGCTGATCTCAGCCCTGCAGAACCTCTATGAACGAGGCCTTTTAACCCGGTTCATCATCGATGAAGCCCATTGTGTCAGTCAG TGGGGCCACGATTTCCGTCCAGACTACAAGAAGTTGCACGAACTGCGTCAGAAGTTCCCCAAAGTGCCGATGATGGCCCTGACAGCCACAGCTACCCCCCGAGTTCAGAAAGACATCCTACACCAGCTAAATATGACTCGTCCACAGGT GTTTACCATGAGTTTCAATAGAACAAACCTGAAGTACGCAGTGCTTCCAAAGAAACCCAAAAAGGTGGACGAGGACTGCATCAGCTGGATCAAGAAGCACTACCCAC GTGATTCTGGCATTGTGTACTGCCTCTCCCGGAATGACTGTGATGCCATGGCTGACAGTCTGCAGAGAGCTGGGATATCAGCTCTGTCGTATCACGCTGGCTTAAGCGACAGAGACAGAGAGTATGTGCAGAGCAAGTGGATCAATCAGGACGGATGCCAG GTCATCTGTGCAACCATTGCCTTCGGCATGGGCATTGACAAGCCAGATGTTCGCTACGTGATCCACGCCAGTCTTCCTAAGTCAGTGGAGGGTTACTATCAGGAGTCTGGAAGAGCTGGCAGGGATGGTGAGATCTCTCACTGCATTCTCTTCTACTCCTACTCCGATGTCCACAGGATCAAACGGATCATCAGCA tgGACAGAGAAGGTGACAGAGAAACTAAGGCGACTCATTTCAACAACCTACACAGCATGGTGCACTTCTGTGAGAACACGATGGAGTGCAGAAGAATTCAGCTGCTTGCATACTTTGGGGAGCTGAAATTTAACAAAGGGTTCTGTAAGGAACATGCAGACGTCAGCTGTGACAACTGTGCCAAACCCAAC CAATACAAGATGAAAGATGTTACCGAGGATGTGAAGAAGATCGCAAGGTTTGCACAGGAGAACTGTGAGAAGGTCGGAGCAAGGTTCAGAAAGACCGCTCAGCAGAACAGACTAACGCTAAATATGCTGGTGGATATCTTCATAG GTTCTAAATCTGCCAAGGTTCAGACAGGAATTTATGGGATTGGAGCAGCATACTCCCGACACAATGCTGACCGTCTCTTCAAAAAACTGGTTCTGGACCACATCCTAGAGGAGGATCTCTACATCACTAACAACGGCCAAGCAGTGTCTTACATCTCTGCTGGTCCTAAAGCCATGAATGTGCTGTCAGGAAGCATGCAG GTAGACTTCTATGAGACTGAGAGCGCATCAACCATCAGGAGACATAGAGCTGCTGAGGCTAACGTCTCCAAGAGACAGGAGAAGATCCTGGAGTGCCTAAGGGAGCTGACGGATCTGTGCAAGCGGCTGGGAAAAGCCTTTGGCATtcattatttcaacattttctcGACAGCTACCTTGAAAAAGATTTCAG AGAAGCTTTCCCCTGACCCTGAGGTCCTGCTACAAATTGATGGGGTGACAGAAGACAAACTGGAGAAGTACGGCGCTGAACTCATTCAGGTCCTAGAGAAATACTCTGAGTGGCAGCTGCCTG AGGAGGCAGCTGACGACGGAGGAGATGGCTGGATAGACACAACAGCAGGACGCACGCACAGAAATAATGACGAGGATAACACGGAGTCCTCCACCTACTTCCGCAATCAGACCTCACAGGgacagaagagaaagaaagctcCGTTCTTTAAGTAttccaagaagaagaaaggaaatggCAATACAAGTTATAACTTTAAAGG TCGTGGTTCTGGCACCAATAAGTCATGGTCATCCTCCGGCTCCAGAGGTGGATCAAAAGCTGCAGGTCGGGGGTCCAGGAACTCATCTCGAGATGCATCAGCAGGCAGCAGGCCCGGCCTGCTGGACATCCCGACCCCTCAAACCTACCAGAGACCTTTCTTGAAGCCAACATTTTCATACCTGGATTAG